The sequence below is a genomic window from Nocardia fluminea.
GTCGGCTTCTCGCTCTACGGCATGTCGCTGACGTTCCCGCAGCTGCTCATGGCCCCCGAACAGACCGGTTACGGTTTCGGGCTGTCGATGGTGGTCGCGGGCCTGGCGATGGCGCCGACCGGTCTGGTGATGATGCTGCTCTCGCCGGTATCGGCGCGCCTGTCGGCGAAGAAGGGCCCGAAGTTCACGCTGGCGCTCGGCTCGGCCGTGATCGCGATCGGCTACCTGTGCGCGGTGGTGATGATGGACACCGTGTGGCAGATCGTGCTGTCGGCGGTGATCGTCGCCGGCGGTGTCGGCCTGGCCTACGCGGCCATGCCCGCGCTGATCATGGGTGCGGTGCCGCTGAGCGAGACCGGCGCCGCGAACGGCCTCAACTCGCTGATGCGTTCCATCGGCACCTCCACCTCGGCGGCGGTGATGGGTGTCGTGCTCGCGCACATGACCATGCAGCTGGGCCCGCACATGGTGCCGACCCGGTCGGCCTTCCATACCGCGTTCTTCATCGCGATGGCGGGTGCGGTCGCCGCGATCGCCCTGACGATGTGCATTCCGATGGGTAAGAAGAACGCCGGCTGAGTCAGTCCGCGATCGGCGAGTACACCACCAGCGACCAGTCCCGGCGCGGCACCAGGGACGCGCCGAGGGAGTGCACCGCCATCGCCGTCGCCGCCCCGGTGTGCGGATCGCGCAGCCGCACCACCGGGCCGTCGGGCTCGTGCGCGGCCGGCGGCTCGGTGGTCCAGAATCTCTCCCATTCGGGAGCCCGCGAGCAGGTCTCGACGATCTCGGCGATCGTCGCCCGCGCCGCCAATCCGGGCCCCATCACGCGAAACGCGTAGACGCACATGTGCACTTGCTGCTCCCAGTCGACCATGGCCGTCTTGGCGCGCGGGTCGAGCAGCATCCACTCGAGCATCGACGCACCCGTTTCCAACCCGGGGAAGACGAGCCGCCACGCGGCGTTGGTGGCCAGGACCTCGAAAACCGGATGCAGTTGCAGGCTGGCCGGATGGGTGATCCCGTCGATCAGCACCTGGTCGGCCGGGCGGACCAGGGACGGGGGCGAGTCGTAGCGGTGCGCCACCGACAGCGAGACCAGATGGTCGCGAAACACCTCGGGCACGTCGAGCGCGTCGAACAGCGCGGTGAGCGCCTCCAATGTCGGTGTGCGGGTGCCCTGTTCGATCTTCTGGATGAGCGCGGGGGAGATCCCCGCCGCCGCGCCGAGCGCAGCCCTGGTCAGGCCCGACGATTCGCGGCGTTCGCGCAGGTACCGCGATATCGACGCGTTCGGGTCTTCCACGATGCACTCCTGTTTCGGCCGGCGGTACAAATTGGGACAGTCGTCTAGCTTGACCGAGGGTAAAGGTTTCGCAAAACTCATGTCAGCCGAGCGGTAGATCGCATGGTTGCCCGGTCGCCGCGCGGAGGCCGATTGCCGGCCTTCGTGCTGGTCGGGCCAGTGTGTTCCGGAGCGGAAGTGTTCGACACCACCCCCTGCGCGAACGTCGGTCGCCGGAGGGGACGGCGCGCGCTCGTCTCGTGCGCGCCGAGAGCGATTGCCGGGCCGATACCCGGGTGGCGCAGGGGTCCATCCGGTGCTCGCCCGTCCGCTTCGGAAAACACGCGTGAGCGGGAACCGAAAGCGCTCGTGATTCGTCCAATAGGTCAGAAGGATGAACGAGAGCGGGGGGCGATGACGCAGATTCGAACCGAACGACCCGGACGACGCACGTCCTGGGTCGTCGGAATCTCCGGGATGCTGGCGGCCGCGACGGTCGTCGTCGTCGGACTGGTGTGGTGGCAGCACGATCGGGGCGATCAGTTCCCCGTGCTCGACAGCGAACGACTCGACGAGCAGCAGATCGTGCTCGTGGACGTGTTGCGCCGCGAATACGAGCGGCCCGGCGACGGCCCGAAGTACGCCGAGGGCGTCCAGGAAGCCTGGTGCGCCGACTTCGTGAGCTGGACGATGCGCGAGGCGGGCAGGCCGCTGGCGAATCCGAACTCCGGTTCCTGGCGCATCCCCGGCGTGTACACGCTGCAGGAGTACTACCATCAGGTCGGCCGATTCACCCGGGCCGACGTCGGCTACCGCCCACGCACCGGTGACGTGGTGCTCTACGGTCCCGGCAGTCCGCTCGGGCAGCACACCAACATCGTGCTGAAGGCCGACGGCGACACGATCACCACCATCGGCGGCAACGAGCTGGGTGGGGTCCGGGTCCGCACCATCACCCCGGCCGACACCGCCGATCTGGTCGGTTACGGGCGATTCTGAAATCGATTGGCGCTCAAGACAACTGCGATGATCCTGGACGGCGGTACCACGCCGATACCCGTACCATGGAACTCGCGGCGCCCGGCAGCGCCGTTGCCGGCTCCTCCGTCCTGCTTCCCCCTCATCGGCAGGACGGGGGAGTTGTGCCAGCAGCAGGGGGTTCGCCGACGTCACGTACCGTGTTCGATGTGCGTGTGAAGGTGGACGAAGAGCCACGTCGTGACCCGATGTGGATCGAGTACGCCGATTTCGGCGAACGGTTCGTCACTTACGCGGTGACCGAGGAGCGCATCGCCGCCGCGGTGTCGGGCATGACCGGACGCGGTGTGCAGGTTGGCCCGTTCTCGCTGGGGCCCGCCGGATTGGCGGGTTTCGTCGCCGAGGGCACGCTGGGCACCCCCGTGGTCACCCGCACGCCCGGTGACGCGCTGAGCTTCGGCGTGCGGATTCCGCTGACCCTGGCCGTGAAACTGGTCCTCGGCGGACGCAAGCTGCGCCTTGCCGCCGTGGTGGAGATCGGGCTGACGCTGCACGCCCGTACCGCCGCCCCGCTGCTGGTCGTGATCGATGTCGCCCCGGTGACGGCCAAGGACGTCAGCTTCACGTTGCGCGCCGAGGCCGTCGACGGTGCGTGGGAAATGCTGCTCGACCCGATCGCGGGCCTGGTGCAGCGCGAGGTCGCCAACCGGGTCAACGCCATCGTCGGCGATCCGAAGGTCCGGTCCGAGCGCGTCTTCGACATCGAGGCGATCCTGGACGGTTACCGCTCACCGCATCGCAACGACACCGTCTTCGACTGGATCGATTACCGCGAATTCGGTCTGCGCTTCTTCACCACCATCGTCACCAGGGATCGTGTGCACGGAGTGGTGGGCCAGCTGGCGGGCAGCGAGATCGAGGTGGGACCGCTGTCGGAGGGCCCGCGCGGCGCGGCCACGGTGACCGTGCGCGGCGCGATCGAGCAGCCGCGGGTGATCGATCGTGGCCTCGGCGAGCCGGGGGACCTGCGGATCTTCGACATGACGCTGCCGGTGGGGCTCGACATCACCGTCGACGTGCTCAAGGCCAACCACTACCGTGCCGATCTGGAGATCCCGCTCGTTCTCACGGCTAGGGCCGCCGAGCCGCTCCAGATCGTGATCGAGGTGCCACCGCCCGCGCTCGCGGACATCTCGATGGAATTCACCGCCAAGGGCTTGCGCGCGGCGACCCTGGCCCGACTGGCCGGGATCAAGAAGCAGGTCGTGGCGCAGGTCGTCGCGGTGGTCGGCACCGAGCTGGCCGATCCGACCGGCCGCACCATCGATGTGGGCGCGGCGATCGACGGCGCGACCTGAGTCGTGTGACTCGTGGGGCGAATGTTGCCCTTGGTTCTGGCGGTTCCCCTGGGGTTGTGGTGCAATGAGTCGCACGTTCCAGACTCCCGGCGCGCGAGACTCGGGGAAGGCGCGCCGGGTTCGCTTGCCGGTTGAAGGTGGGGGTTGCGCGAAGGAGCCCTGCGATGCGTTCTGTTCCGGTGACCCGGCGGAAGTTCTTCGGCTTCGCCGCCGCCGCGGCCACGATCGGTGCCGGCCTCGCCGCCGCACCTGCCCGCGCCCAATCGTTCGGCACCATGGTCGACTACGCCGCGGGGGTCCCCTCCGCCGAGTCGATCGCAGCCGAAGGCCACATCGGCGTCATCCGCTACGTCTCCGAGCGCAGGCCAGGCGCGGAGTGGATGGAAGGGAAACCGCTGCTCGCCGCCGAGGTCGAGGATTTGTGGGCCAACGGCCTGTCGATCGTGTCGAACTACCAGTTCGGCAAGGGCCCCACCGCCGACTGGCGTGGGGGACTCGAAGCGGGCAAGGAACACGCCGAACGCGGCTGGGCCATCCACACCGCCGCGGGCGGACCCGATACCGCCCCGATCTACGCCTCCATCGACGACAACCCCTCGGACGAGGAGTTCGACGAGATGATCGCGCCCTACATCGAGGGCTGGCAGTCGGTGCTCGGACCCGAACTCGTCGGCATCTACGCCAACGCCCCGACCATCGACCGCGCACTCGACGCGGGCCTCGGCTCCTGGTTCTGGCAACACAATTGGGGCACCGAGCGGGGTTTTGTGCACGGCTCGGCGCACCTGCATCAATTCGAGATCGACAAACGCTCGATCGACGGCGTCGGCGTCGATCTGAACCGGGTGCTGGCCGAGGACTACGGCCAGTGGTGACCTAGGTCTGGCAGTGGCAGGTCGCGCCGCAGCGGATATCGGGCTCGTCGTCGGGCACCACGCGCAGCGCCGACCTCATCTCGGGCTCCGCCCATACCCCGCGCCACGACATCAGTGACCACCGCGACAGCCCCGACAGCGCCGACCCGATACTGGCGAACGACAGCGACGACAGCGCCGAGCCGAACGACCCCATCGAGCCGATGGACAGCACCGATCCGACACTGCCGATCGACAGCACCGAATAGGCCGATCCGATCGACAGGATCGACCCCTCGGATCGGTACGACAAAATCGACCGCTGACTCCGAGTCGACCGAACGTTCCGGGAAGAACCATGCGTGGTCGCCATCGTCTCGGTCTACCACATCGCGATGCCCGGGGGAACAGCCGAAAACAACTGTGCCCGGTCCGTTCCCGAGGAACGGACCGGGCTCGGTCGATGCCTTTACCTAGACGGTGAAGAAGCCGAGGGTCGGCATGAACGTGCAGGTGCGCGGTGCGGCGCCCTCGGCGGCGGTGGTGAGCGAACCCGAGATCACCGCGACGACGCGGCCGTGGCCGGTGTTCGCGACGGCCGAGAGGGTGGCCGGACCGCCGGGGTTGATCTTGGCCTCGTCGGTCAGCGTCTGGGTCGCGGACTGACGGGTGTCGAGGTTGAGCCACTGCACCGTCATCGGCGGGTTCTGCTCACCGGTCGGCGCCTTGGTGCCCAGCGCGGTGAACACGAAACCGGCCTGCCCGGCGGCGGGGCCGGGCGGGGGCAGCTGCGCCGGACCGGCGACCGCGAGGGCGGTGCCGACCGAATCGGCGCCGTCACCGATGCAGCCCTTGCCGATCGTCGGGTACAGGAACTGCGCGATGGCCGGGCCGTCCTGCGGGAGCTCGGGACCGCCGCCGCCGCTACCGTCGAGGAAGGTGATGATTCGCTCGAGGGTGGCCTTGATGGCCGGGGGCAGGTTCAGCGTGGCCAGCAGCATGCGCGCCTGATCGAGCAGGGCGGTCTGCGGGCTGGCGACGTCGGCGGGGCCTGCGACCAGGCCCGCCACGGCGGGGGCGAAGGCGGCTAGCGCGTCGACAGGGACGCCCTCCGGCACCATCGGGACACTGATCGGCGCCGCCTGTGGAGCGGGCGCGGGCGCGGCGATAGATGCAGGCGCGGCGAGCATGGCGCCTGCCGCGATGGCGAGAGCGGTCGTTGCGATCCGCGATCCTCGGCTACGAAGCACTTGTCTAGCCGTCCTTACCTCGGTTTTGCGATGGGCGAGGGTTGTCGAGCCCAACATGTCGGGGGTCACTCTAAGGACAACGCTGCCGTGTTGTACAGCCGCCGGGCCCCGGAACGGAACACCGGCCGAAACCATGTTCATCGACGCTAGCGCTGACCGGTGTTACACCTGGGGATGTTGATGCAAATGTTATCCACGGTGTCGGGGTGGCCGGTGGCCGCCGGTGGCTCGTGGCAGCCTGGTTAAAGTAGCGGAGCACCGCGAAACGGCGCGCGACGCCACCCATCCGACCGAAAGCCTGGCCTTGAACAGACACCTCCGATGGGCTCTCGCGCTGCTCGGACTGTCCGTGCTCGCCAGGCTGGCCTGGATGCTCTTCGCCCCGAACGGGCTCAATGTCGTCGATCTGCACGTGTACGTGGACGGCTCGGCCTCGCTGCTCACCGATCGGCTCTACGACTTCACCTATTCCGAGGTGACGCCGGACTTCCCGCTGCCGTTCACCTACCCGCCGTTCGCCGCGCTGGTGTTCTTCCCGCTGCACTATCTGCCGTTCACGCTGGTGGCGGTCGGCTGGATGCTGGCCACCGTCGCCGCGCTCTACGGTGTGATCCGCATCAGCTTCGAACTGCTGCTGGGCGGGGCGAAGGCGCGGCAGACGCCGTGGATCACCGCGGCCGTCGGCTGGACCGCGCTCGGCGTGTGGCTGGAGCCGGTGCGGACCACCATCGACTACGGCCAGGTCAATGTGTTCCTGGTGCTGGGCGCGATGCTGGCCGTGCGCAGCGCGCGCTGGTGGATCTCGGGCACCCTCGTCGGCGTGATCGCCGGCATCAAGCTCACCCCGGCCATCACCGGCCTGTACTTCGTGGCGCGGCGGCGCTGGGCGACGGTGCTCTGGTCGGCGGGCGCCTTCGGGCTGACCGTCGCTGTGAGCTTTCTCATCAACGCCCACGAGGCGAAGCGCTATTTCGGCACCCTGCTCGGCGACGCGGACCGGATCGGTCCGGTGGGCTCGGTGTGGAACCAGTCGCTGCGCGGCGCGCTGAGCCGCATTCTCGGCTACGACGTGCAGTCCGGGCCGTGGTGGCTGGCCGCGGTC
It includes:
- a CDS encoding helix-turn-helix domain-containing protein yields the protein MEDPNASISRYLRERRESSGLTRAALGAAAGISPALIQKIEQGTRTPTLEALTALFDALDVPEVFRDHLVSLSVAHRYDSPPSLVRPADQVLIDGITHPASLQLHPVFEVLATNAAWRLVFPGLETGASMLEWMLLDPRAKTAMVDWEQQVHMCVYAFRVMGPGLAARATIAEIVETCSRAPEWERFWTTEPPAAHEPDGPVVRLRDPHTGAATAMAVHSLGASLVPRRDWSLVVYSPIAD
- a CDS encoding CHAP domain-containing protein, whose product is MTQIRTERPGRRTSWVVGISGMLAAATVVVVGLVWWQHDRGDQFPVLDSERLDEQQIVLVDVLRREYERPGDGPKYAEGVQEAWCADFVSWTMREAGRPLANPNSGSWRIPGVYTLQEYYHQVGRFTRADVGYRPRTGDVVLYGPGSPLGQHTNIVLKADGDTITTIGGNELGGVRVRTITPADTADLVGYGRF
- a CDS encoding DUF1906 domain-containing protein, which encodes MRSVPVTRRKFFGFAAAAATIGAGLAAAPARAQSFGTMVDYAAGVPSAESIAAEGHIGVIRYVSERRPGAEWMEGKPLLAAEVEDLWANGLSIVSNYQFGKGPTADWRGGLEAGKEHAERGWAIHTAAGGPDTAPIYASIDDNPSDEEFDEMIAPYIEGWQSVLGPELVGIYANAPTIDRALDAGLGSWFWQHNWGTERGFVHGSAHLHQFEIDKRSIDGVGVDLNRVLAEDYGQW
- a CDS encoding Rv1157c family protein, with the protein product MLRSRGSRIATTALAIAAGAMLAAPASIAAPAPAPQAAPISVPMVPEGVPVDALAAFAPAVAGLVAGPADVASPQTALLDQARMLLATLNLPPAIKATLERIITFLDGSGGGGPELPQDGPAIAQFLYPTIGKGCIGDGADSVGTALAVAGPAQLPPPGPAAGQAGFVFTALGTKAPTGEQNPPMTVQWLNLDTRQSATQTLTDEAKINPGGPATLSAVANTGHGRVVAVISGSLTTAAEGAAPRTCTFMPTLGFFTV
- a CDS encoding mannosyltransferase is translated as MNRHLRWALALLGLSVLARLAWMLFAPNGLNVVDLHVYVDGSASLLTDRLYDFTYSEVTPDFPLPFTYPPFAALVFFPLHYLPFTLVAVGWMLATVAALYGVIRISFELLLGGAKARQTPWITAAVGWTALGVWLEPVRTTIDYGQVNVFLVLGAMLAVRSARWWISGTLVGVIAGIKLTPAITGLYFVARRRWATVLWSAGAFGLTVAVSFLINAHEAKRYFGTLLGDADRIGPVGSVWNQSLRGALSRILGYDVQSGPWWLAAVVVTAVLALLAWRTLGPDDRLGTLVLVQLFGLMISPISWSHHWVWLIPTALWLLYGPLRAERVARIIAGFWVLTMLVGVPWVLSFAQPTIWTIPRPWPLAWLGAVDVIGVFVLFGWLIWHGRDALRKQLPGRRTAEVPAS